Proteins encoded together in one Peribacillus asahii window:
- a CDS encoding toxin regulator, which yields MKVVLGFLKKRWKYVITALIALSIGAAVGPSQEQIDSANAKVDELKKQLSAETETVASLETENKDLQAKVDEAAPWFKMQDEQKQKEAEAKAAEEKRLAEEKAKQEEAAAKAKAEADAKAAEEAKVEQSEQQITADKVNEIIKDYSYVVNNVSFKNGEIKATIELAPMEQFSAEDLAVNGYSQLSDELLNHEGWQVLTVTYPGAGTISMNRNEKETNEFGDYFPTLEIEERLN from the coding sequence TTGAAAGTGGTTTTAGGATTTTTGAAAAAGAGATGGAAGTATGTAATAACAGCATTGATTGCTCTTAGTATTGGAGCTGCAGTTGGTCCTTCACAAGAGCAAATTGATAGTGCAAATGCTAAGGTAGATGAATTAAAGAAACAACTGTCTGCTGAAACAGAAACCGTAGCAAGCCTTGAAACAGAAAATAAAGATTTACAAGCGAAAGTAGATGAAGCAGCTCCATGGTTTAAAATGCAAGATGAGCAGAAACAAAAAGAAGCTGAAGCTAAGGCTGCCGAAGAGAAACGTTTAGCGGAAGAAAAAGCAAAACAAGAAGAAGCAGCAGCTAAAGCTAAGGCAGAAGCGGATGCCAAAGCAGCCGAAGAAGCAAAAGTGGAACAATCAGAACAGCAAATTACAGCAGATAAAGTGAATGAAATTATTAAGGATTATTCTTATGTAGTAAATAACGTTTCTTTTAAAAATGGTGAAATAAAAGCAACGATTGAGTTAGCACCAATGGAACAGTTTTCTGCCGAGGATTTAGCAGTTAATGGATACAGTCAATTATCAGATGAGTTATTAAACCATGAAGGCTGGCAAGTACTGACTGTTACATATCCTGGTGCAGGAACTATTAGTATGAATCGTAATGAAAAGGAAACAAATGAGTTTGGTGATTACTTCCCAACACTGGAAATTGAGGAAAGATTAAATTGA
- a CDS encoding IS3 family transposase, with protein sequence MNLKPSILFPIINDLSKQAHSIQLLCHLAKVSRSGYYKWIKRKALPSEKQIEDEKLKQKIIECHQKYKGIYGYRRIQIWLKRTYDIHINHKKVQRLLSELGIKAIIRKKRIYYGKKEPYLISNNYLNRSFYASRPNEKWVTDITYLIFNGQKLYLSAIKDLYNNEVVAYQISRRNDYKLVLDTLKKAIKGRNVKGLLLHSDQGYQYTSHNYNQLLTRNKMKASMSRKGNCWDNASMENFFSHLKTECFNLHTFKTSQEVRRAIKDYIHFYNHERFQTKLNNLTPIEYRSQAS encoded by the coding sequence ATGAATCTAAAACCTAGTATTCTATTTCCAATCATTAATGATTTATCTAAACAAGCTCACTCTATACAGCTACTTTGTCATCTAGCTAAAGTATCAAGAAGTGGATACTACAAGTGGATAAAGCGTAAAGCATTACCTTCGGAAAAGCAGATAGAGGATGAGAAGCTAAAGCAGAAAATAATAGAATGTCATCAGAAATATAAGGGCATCTATGGCTATAGAAGAATACAAATTTGGTTAAAGAGGACCTATGATATTCATATTAATCACAAAAAAGTTCAACGGTTACTAAGTGAGCTAGGTATTAAAGCAATTATCAGGAAGAAACGAATTTATTACGGTAAGAAAGAACCTTATCTTATCTCGAATAATTATTTAAATAGATCCTTTTACGCTTCTCGCCCTAATGAAAAGTGGGTAACGGATATTACGTACCTCATTTTCAATGGACAGAAACTATACTTGTCTGCCATCAAAGACCTATATAATAACGAAGTTGTTGCGTACCAAATTAGTAGACGTAATGATTATAAACTAGTCTTGGATACTCTTAAAAAAGCCATAAAAGGAAGGAATGTAAAGGGACTCCTTCTCCATAGTGATCAAGGATACCAATACACTTCCCATAACTATAATCAGCTACTCACAAGAAATAAAATGAAAGCTAGTATGTCTAGAAAGGGCAACTGTTGGGATAACGCTAGTATGGAAAATTTCTTTAGTCATTTAAAAACAGAATGTTTTAACCTGCATACTTTTAAAACTTCACAAGAGGTTAGAAGGGCTATTAAAGACTACATTCACTTTTATAACCACGAAAGGTTTCAAACCAAGCTAAACAACCTGACTCCTATCGAATATAGAAGTCAGGCTTCTTAA
- a CDS encoding helix-turn-helix domain-containing protein — protein MNPYKLKRIEVIVLKENKVAFIKFNANLMSDYELKVGETLVYGALVSFRNMSIQSNAKDEKGHVYAYPPISSIANITGQSERSVKSHIQVLEQKGLMTVKRSYKEGSKEKNVNHYYLNTEVLEVYFTADATESIKTAKPKSKNKETYKDLRQKVFIADAEIEKWFTHYQGEHNNNSAKKLNQLAEKYGAETVVKAIHNAMEGVNIDTLSQGSTGLILSRLNDKNLEDAKLQLQNEKERKERFMNEPIKPVLDYTAGLKRRESRKIRTSDDVINI, from the coding sequence ATGAATCCATATAAATTAAAAAGAATTGAGGTCATAGTGTTGAAAGAAAATAAAGTAGCATTTATCAAGTTTAACGCAAATTTAATGAGTGATTATGAGTTAAAGGTCGGAGAAACGCTTGTATACGGTGCATTGGTATCGTTTAGAAATATGAGTATTCAATCCAATGCGAAAGATGAAAAGGGTCATGTATACGCTTATCCACCTATCTCAAGTATTGCAAACATTACAGGACAATCAGAAAGAAGTGTTAAGAGTCATATTCAAGTTTTAGAACAAAAAGGATTAATGACGGTGAAAAGGTCTTATAAAGAAGGCAGTAAAGAGAAAAATGTAAACCACTATTATCTCAACACTGAGGTGTTAGAAGTCTATTTTACTGCTGATGCGACTGAGTCGATTAAGACTGCTAAACCAAAATCTAAGAATAAAGAAACATATAAAGATTTAAGACAAAAGGTGTTCATTGCTGATGCTGAAATCGAGAAATGGTTCACTCATTATCAAGGTGAACATAATAATAACTCAGCTAAGAAGCTAAACCAATTAGCTGAGAAGTATGGAGCGGAAACTGTTGTAAAAGCTATTCATAATGCAATGGAGGGTGTAAATATTGACACTCTATCTCAAGGTTCAACAGGTCTTATTCTAAGCAGATTGAATGATAAAAACCTAGAGGATGCAAAGCTACAATTGCAGAATGAGAAAGAAAGAAAAGAGCGATTTATGAACGAACCCATTAAACCAGTATTGGACTATACTGCAGGTTTGAAGCGTAGAGAAAGTAGGAAGATTAGAACAAGCGATGATGTTATCAATATATGA
- a CDS encoding ABC transporter ATP-binding protein translates to MTYIIQTNHLTKNYKGNTVVSNVNMHIKKGEIYGFLGPNGAGKTTVMKMIMNLIKPTSGEIIICGETVTPKSYELLKRMGSIIEYPVFYEKLTARENLELHSDYMGYYNKNAIDTALEMVQLKNIEGKAVKEFSLGMKQRLGLARAIITKPEILILDEPTNGLDPVGIKEFRNLFQMLSKDYGMTLLISSHILGEIEQIADTIGVIKDGTLLEEVLMETIRLQNTEYIELKTDDVKKAAYVIKETLYTTNFKILDDVTIRIYDMNTSQGKISQTLVLNGVLVESINKKDNTLEDYFLKMINGGVIHA, encoded by the coding sequence ATGACCTATATAATTCAAACAAATCATCTTACCAAAAATTATAAAGGAAACACGGTCGTTTCCAATGTGAATATGCATATCAAAAAAGGCGAAATATATGGCTTTTTAGGTCCGAACGGTGCAGGGAAAACAACCGTTATGAAAATGATTATGAACCTAATCAAACCAACGAGCGGTGAAATTATTATTTGTGGCGAAACAGTAACTCCAAAATCTTATGAACTATTGAAGCGCATGGGGAGCATTATTGAATATCCCGTTTTTTATGAGAAGCTAACAGCACGGGAAAACTTAGAGCTGCACTCCGATTATATGGGTTACTACAACAAAAATGCAATCGACACGGCTCTTGAAATGGTACAACTAAAGAATATTGAGGGAAAGGCAGTCAAGGAATTCTCTTTAGGGATGAAGCAGCGACTTGGCTTAGCAAGAGCTATCATTACAAAGCCTGAAATTCTTATTTTAGATGAGCCAACAAATGGCCTTGACCCTGTAGGAATTAAGGAATTTCGAAATCTTTTTCAAATGCTAAGTAAGGATTATGGAATGACACTATTAATCTCCAGCCATATTCTCGGAGAAATCGAACAGATTGCCGATACCATTGGAGTAATCAAGGACGGGACATTATTAGAGGAAGTATTAATGGAAACAATTCGTCTTCAAAATACAGAGTATATAGAGTTAAAAACGGATGATGTGAAAAAGGCGGCATACGTCATAAAAGAAACATTGTACACAACTAATTTTAAAATACTCGATGATGTTACCATTCGTATCTATGACATGAACACGTCTCAAGGGAAAATATCTCAAACCCTTGTGTTAAATGGTGTATTAGTGGAGTCAATCAATAAAAAAGATAATACGTTAGAAGATTATTTCTTAAAGATGATCAATGGGGGCGTGATCCATGCTTAA
- a CDS encoding EndoU domain-containing protein: MFKKIIISFFSVILCFSSLNLINISENHNSVYARENVFLNSSNKVIESYFEKVKKEEQLKANSNGITTASITVPKWVKDAEKFAKDALKAGIDFLILDDIKTIFNPNSSKTEVALATVALFPAGKVVKVGKVANLLNDAGKSGLVKAYSGLGKTLKHSSRGILFEGTRNEGWEHIKKRHITGQIKVKGTTTFYPKGLKESQIKNIIMTSLKKGKLSGKAKNGYKTYTYGLNKYGIKNMKVVVDKDNVIITAYPISGSKVKKVK; the protein is encoded by the coding sequence ATGTTTAAGAAAATTATTATTTCTTTTTTTAGTGTTATATTATGTTTTTCTAGTTTAAATTTAATAAATATTTCAGAAAATCATAATTCTGTGTATGCTAGGGAAAATGTTTTTCTTAATTCTTCTAATAAGGTAATAGAAAGTTATTTTGAAAAAGTTAAAAAAGAAGAACAACTAAAAGCAAATTCTAATGGCATAACTACAGCTAGTATTACTGTGCCAAAGTGGGTTAAAGACGCCGAAAAATTTGCAAAAGATGCTTTGAAAGCTGGTATAGATTTTTTAATTTTAGATGATATTAAAACAATTTTTAACCCAAATTCTAGTAAGACTGAAGTTGCATTGGCTACTGTAGCTTTATTCCCAGCTGGTAAAGTAGTTAAAGTAGGTAAGGTAGCGAATTTATTAAATGATGCTGGTAAGAGTGGGTTAGTTAAAGCTTATTCTGGTCTAGGTAAAACTCTTAAACATTCTTCAAGAGGTATTTTGTTTGAAGGAACAAGAAATGAAGGTTGGGAACATATTAAGAAACGTCATATAACTGGGCAAATTAAAGTAAAAGGAACAACAACTTTTTATCCTAAAGGTCTTAAAGAATCACAAATAAAAAATATTATTATGACATCTTTGAAAAAAGGAAAGCTAAGTGGTAAAGCTAAAAATGGTTATAAAACTTATACTTATGGACTTAATAAATATGGTATAAAAAATATGAAGGTAGTTGTAGATAAAGACAATGTTATCATTACTGCTTATCCGATTTCTGGTTCTAAAGTGAAAAAAGTAAAATGA
- a CDS encoding helix-turn-helix domain-containing protein, whose translation MEKKAETYDISFKKKAVDLFHQKKNYAAVSRELNTHRKNIQRWVKQFSEDGMVGLREKRGRKSGSSRVSSSTFENTQQKIKRLEAENELLKKLLKM comes from the coding sequence ATGGAGAAAAAAGCAGAGACTTATGATATATCATTCAAGAAAAAAGCAGTGGATTTATTTCATCAAAAGAAGAATTATGCAGCCGTTTCCAGAGAATTAAACACTCATCGAAAAAACATACAACGATGGGTTAAACAGTTTAGTGAAGATGGGATGGTTGGTCTTAGAGAAAAACGTGGCAGAAAAAGTGGGTCTAGTAGAGTCTCTTCATCTACCTTTGAAAATACCCAACAGAAAATAAAGCGATTAGAAGCTGAGAATGAACTATTAAAAAAGCTTTTAAAGATGTGA
- a CDS encoding HNH endonuclease has product MKIREVFDSYINSDKTKSSLKVHKGKVDKYITFIGNQDIEKALDESLLRKYIFDKKQNPKGKYDALKNFYHYYYEEILNLSKLNFPVFPIDTKELVSRNNPEKRRPVYFSKEFDFNCLFDDRHYEHLNNHGAALAVKASLALALSAGYDSGEMFPTNGEHEKAMKMDDVFFEEDYIKVRNFSSQSTVPFILIQGKNAEYVKEYYKLRLSFPITKKFQQSLFIANTWKTNELNFDTKITTKMIYYPHDLVSYMLKYITVKEGQPTPLITDLRANMVLHSLYNSKGSALQDIIELYGFPPFVKQAFEKYCMTTSRDSEPIFSVLSLDTAKSEESFIEDEDEKKKVESRISVIDRLVRDSVKVKKLKEIYGNSCQICNEQITLIDEISYSEVHHIQPFNKLHQGIDDKSNMIVVCPNHHKLFDMGIIALDPENHQRILHVDSKNPLHQKMLMANKHRLSSTHVRYHYENIFMPLRESLLETRKQGIR; this is encoded by the coding sequence TTGAAAATTCGAGAGGTTTTTGATTCATACATTAATAGCGATAAAACGAAGTCCTCGTTAAAAGTCCACAAGGGAAAAGTGGATAAATATATTACTTTTATTGGTAATCAAGATATTGAAAAGGCACTCGATGAAAGTTTATTACGCAAGTACATATTTGATAAAAAACAAAACCCGAAGGGAAAGTATGATGCGTTAAAGAATTTCTATCACTATTACTATGAGGAAATTCTAAATTTATCCAAACTGAATTTTCCCGTGTTTCCAATCGATACTAAAGAATTGGTATCACGAAACAATCCAGAAAAAAGAAGACCAGTTTACTTTTCAAAGGAATTTGACTTCAATTGTTTATTCGACGATAGGCATTATGAACACTTAAATAATCATGGAGCAGCATTAGCAGTTAAGGCATCTTTAGCATTAGCATTGTCAGCAGGTTACGATAGTGGGGAAATGTTTCCTACAAATGGAGAACATGAAAAAGCCATGAAGATGGATGATGTTTTTTTTGAAGAGGATTACATTAAGGTTAGGAATTTTTCTAGTCAATCGACTGTTCCTTTTATTTTAATACAAGGAAAAAATGCTGAGTATGTAAAGGAATACTATAAGTTAAGATTGTCATTCCCAATAACAAAGAAATTTCAACAATCCCTTTTTATAGCTAATACTTGGAAGACTAATGAGTTGAATTTTGATACTAAAATTACAACAAAGATGATTTATTACCCACATGATTTAGTATCATACATGTTAAAGTACATTACCGTAAAAGAAGGACAACCTACTCCTTTAATAACCGATTTAAGGGCAAATATGGTTTTACATTCTTTATACAACAGTAAGGGTTCTGCATTACAGGACATAATAGAATTGTACGGATTCCCGCCTTTTGTTAAACAAGCATTTGAGAAATACTGTATGACAACAAGCAGGGATAGCGAGCCAATCTTCTCCGTACTTTCTTTAGACACGGCTAAATCGGAAGAATCTTTTATTGAAGATGAAGATGAAAAAAAAAAGGTAGAATCCCGAATTAGTGTCATCGATAGATTGGTAAGAGACAGTGTAAAGGTTAAAAAGTTAAAAGAAATTTACGGTAACTCCTGTCAAATATGCAATGAACAAATTACATTAATTGATGAAATTTCTTATTCGGAAGTTCACCATATTCAACCTTTTAATAAATTGCATCAAGGAATTGATGACAAATCGAATATGATTGTAGTATGCCCTAATCATCATAAGCTTTTTGATATGGGAATTATAGCTTTAGACCCAGAAAATCATCAGAGAATATTGCATGTTGATAGTAAAAACCCTTTACATCAGAAAATGTTAATGGCTAATAAACATAGGTTATCGTCAACTCATGTTAGGTATCACTATGAGAATATTTTTATGCCATTGAGAGAAAGTCTATTAGAAACTAGAAAACAAGGAATTCGGTAA
- a CDS encoding ABC transporter permease, with the protein MLKLIKLEIKKFKLWNYWKAVSICNIAFIALLSMMFFIEIDNGKIPVESFDMAASIIGAMVRTTFTVFASVIIVKLIIDEYKNKSIDVLFTYPIKRKKIISAKLTIVFAFTFVNVLFSTLFLEGLVYLADSNFNILPGVIESGDISRNLLTAFMNAIATAGISLIPLLFGMHRKSAPATIVSSILIATILNSTSEDFTLFSIIAVPLSLGLFGLFIGYYSIRNIEKKDLV; encoded by the coding sequence ATGCTTAAACTTATTAAGCTTGAAATAAAAAAATTTAAATTATGGAACTACTGGAAAGCTGTTTCTATATGCAATATCGCATTTATTGCACTTCTCAGTATGATGTTTTTTATAGAGATAGACAATGGAAAAATACCTGTTGAAAGTTTCGATATGGCGGCCAGCATAATAGGCGCAATGGTACGGACAACATTTACAGTTTTTGCATCCGTAATTATTGTGAAATTAATAATAGATGAATATAAAAATAAATCAATAGATGTATTATTCACCTATCCCATTAAGCGCAAAAAAATTATCTCTGCAAAGTTAACAATCGTTTTTGCTTTTACTTTTGTCAACGTCTTGTTTTCTACATTATTTCTAGAAGGCCTCGTATATTTAGCGGACTCGAATTTTAATATTCTACCAGGAGTTATCGAATCAGGAGACATCTCTAGAAATTTATTGACCGCTTTTATGAACGCTATTGCGACAGCAGGTATTAGCCTTATTCCTCTGTTGTTTGGTATGCATCGTAAATCGGCACCTGCAACCATTGTATCTTCAATTCTTATCGCTACAATTTTGAATTCAACAAGTGAGGACTTTACCTTATTTTCAATTATAGCAGTTCCTTTATCACTAGGACTCTTCGGTTTATTCATCGGATACTATTCTATTCGAAATATCGAAAAGAAAGATTTAGTCTAA
- a CDS encoding sensor histidine kinase, translated as MIYLLVFLLAASLIFNIYLVQHQRVANQEITYIEKKVQSIIDQQTDENVLLYTSNSQMKSLLIQINRLLEHNQKTVANFHSVERSMRKMLSNISHDLKTPLTVILGYIEIILHDKTINQEKEKSLLQTVHLKAEEVLELINRFFELVKLESDDVHLNMSKIELGEICRKTILDYYEILTKKEFDVSIKIPNEQIFIWGNKEAVERILNNLISNALRYGSDGKLIGLHLRSTEDKVYIDVIDRGKGILEDDKDRVFERLYTMEDSRNKFYQGSGLGLTITKRLVEQLGGKISLESIPYHKTTFTVELKRVTY; from the coding sequence ATGATTTATCTTCTTGTATTCTTGTTAGCAGCTTCCTTGATATTCAATATTTATTTAGTTCAACATCAAAGGGTGGCGAATCAAGAAATTACCTATATCGAAAAGAAGGTTCAATCCATCATTGATCAACAAACGGATGAAAATGTTCTACTTTACACAAGTAATTCACAAATGAAATCTTTATTAATTCAAATCAATCGCCTCTTAGAACACAACCAGAAGACAGTGGCTAATTTTCATTCTGTTGAACGCTCCATGAGAAAAATGCTCTCGAATATCTCGCATGATTTAAAAACTCCACTTACTGTCATTCTAGGTTATATTGAAATCATTTTACACGATAAAACGATTAACCAAGAAAAAGAGAAATCCTTATTACAAACTGTTCATTTAAAAGCAGAAGAAGTTTTAGAGTTAATTAATCGCTTTTTTGAACTTGTCAAACTTGAATCAGATGATGTCCATCTTAATATGTCCAAAATCGAATTAGGAGAGATTTGCAGAAAAACGATTCTGGATTATTATGAAATATTAACAAAAAAAGAATTTGACGTATCTATTAAAATTCCGAATGAACAGATTTTTATTTGGGGAAATAAAGAAGCGGTTGAGCGGATTTTAAATAATTTAATTTCCAATGCTCTTCGATATGGTTCAGATGGAAAACTAATTGGGTTACACCTAAGAAGTACAGAGGATAAGGTTTACATAGATGTCATCGATCGAGGAAAGGGCATTCTGGAAGACGATAAAGATCGCGTCTTTGAACGATTATACACGATGGAAGATTCAAGAAATAAATTCTATCAAGGCAGTGGTTTAGGTTTAACTATAACGAAGAGACTAGTCGAACAACTAGGCGGAAAGATTTCATTAGAAAGCATCCCCTATCACAAGACTACCTTCACCGTTGAATTGAAGCGTGTTACATATTAG
- a CDS encoding response regulator transcription factor, whose product MNNRILIVEDDHYISEMIRDTLVKHGFAISTVFDGEEALKIVELQNFDLILLDIMIPKIDGMECLKIIRNKSMIPILILSAKGEDVDKALGLGFGADDYIAKPFSMIELVARVKAILRRERHYIDLNNQLINPSYQDETIQLGDLIIDMKNYSIKKCGHDLKLTLKEFNILKLFITNPNQVFTKAQVYNLVWQDEYYGDENVINVHIRRLREKIEDNPSNPKYIKTLWGIGYKLGEF is encoded by the coding sequence ATGAACAATCGAATTTTAATCGTAGAAGATGATCACTACATTAGTGAAATGATAAGGGATACTTTAGTGAAACATGGATTTGCAATTTCCACCGTATTTGATGGTGAAGAGGCATTAAAGATAGTGGAATTACAAAATTTCGACTTAATATTACTTGATATTATGATTCCAAAAATTGATGGAATGGAATGCTTAAAGATTATTAGAAACAAAAGTATGATCCCCATTTTAATTTTGTCTGCAAAAGGAGAAGACGTCGATAAAGCATTAGGTCTAGGATTCGGTGCAGATGATTACATTGCAAAGCCATTTTCAATGATTGAACTAGTCGCTAGAGTGAAAGCCATTCTTAGGAGAGAAAGACATTATATAGACTTGAACAATCAACTGATAAATCCATCTTATCAAGACGAAACGATCCAACTAGGTGATTTAATCATTGATATGAAAAATTACTCTATAAAAAAATGTGGTCACGACTTAAAGCTGACGTTAAAAGAGTTTAATATCTTAAAACTCTTTATTACAAATCCAAATCAGGTGTTTACAAAAGCACAGGTTTATAACCTTGTTTGGCAAGATGAATACTACGGTGATGAAAATGTTATTAATGTGCATATTCGCCGTCTCCGAGAAAAAATAGAGGATAACCCTTCCAATCCAAAATATATAAAGACTTTATGGGGAATTGGTTATAAATTGGGGGAATTTTAA